In Meiothermus ruber DSM 1279, the following proteins share a genomic window:
- a CDS encoding ATP-binding cassette domain-containing protein produces MQALRVEQVSKAFGGLLALARVSLEVAPGERRAVIGPNGAGKSTLFKVMAGELRPSQGRVFLQGREVSGMPQERVARLGLGRTFQRSNAFPELLVWENVALAQKAAQGQGAALGQRLKPEPGVQRVLEQVGLAERAHVVASQLSHGEKRQLEIAMALVQNPSVLLLDEPLAGLSGAERERIGELILGLDPRMTVLLVEHDLEYALRFAQRVTVLHYGQVIAEGEPEAIRQNPQVQEIYVGASWAAEAQAATTKGAEVLRSEGVGAGYGAMQVLSGVRLEVAQGEVVALLGRNGMGKTTLLSALMGLLPLQEGEVFFLGQGIGRLPPHRRAALGLALVPQGRRMFDGLNVEEELQMAAWGQRGRWTLERVLEVFPRLAERRRNPSRALSGGEQQMVAIARALLRNPRLVLMDEPTEGLSPLMVRQVAEIIRTLKAEGETVLLAEQNVQMALSVADRVYILEHGQVVWEGRPQEASQAVLHRYLGV; encoded by the coding sequence GTGCAGGCGCTGAGGGTTGAGCAGGTTAGCAAGGCCTTTGGGGGGCTTCTGGCCCTGGCCAGGGTGAGCCTCGAGGTGGCCCCCGGTGAACGGCGGGCGGTTATCGGGCCCAACGGGGCTGGCAAGAGCACCCTGTTCAAGGTGATGGCGGGGGAGCTGCGGCCCAGCCAGGGGCGGGTTTTTCTGCAGGGGCGGGAGGTGAGCGGGATGCCCCAGGAGCGGGTGGCCCGGCTGGGGCTGGGCCGAACCTTCCAGCGCTCCAACGCCTTCCCCGAGCTTCTGGTCTGGGAGAACGTGGCCCTGGCCCAGAAGGCCGCCCAGGGTCAGGGCGCCGCCCTTGGTCAGCGCCTGAAACCGGAGCCGGGGGTGCAGCGGGTGCTGGAGCAGGTGGGCCTGGCTGAGCGGGCCCATGTGGTGGCCAGCCAGCTTTCGCACGGGGAGAAGCGGCAGCTCGAGATCGCCATGGCCCTGGTGCAAAACCCTTCGGTGCTGCTGCTGGACGAGCCCCTGGCCGGGCTTTCCGGGGCCGAGCGGGAGCGGATTGGGGAGCTCATTTTGGGGCTGGATCCCCGGATGACCGTGCTGCTGGTGGAGCACGACCTCGAGTACGCCCTGCGCTTTGCCCAGCGGGTCACGGTTCTGCACTACGGCCAGGTGATTGCCGAGGGCGAGCCGGAGGCGATCCGCCAGAACCCCCAGGTGCAGGAGATCTATGTGGGGGCCAGCTGGGCCGCAGAAGCCCAGGCGGCCACGACCAAAGGCGCGGAGGTGCTGCGCAGCGAAGGGGTGGGGGCCGGCTACGGGGCCATGCAGGTGCTCTCGGGGGTGCGGCTCGAGGTCGCCCAGGGCGAGGTGGTGGCCCTCCTGGGGCGCAACGGCATGGGCAAGACCACCCTGCTCTCGGCCCTGATGGGCCTGCTGCCCTTGCAGGAGGGGGAGGTGTTTTTCCTGGGCCAGGGGATCGGCCGCCTGCCCCCCCACCGCCGGGCCGCGCTGGGCCTGGCCCTGGTGCCCCAGGGCCGGCGGATGTTCGACGGGTTGAACGTGGAGGAAGAGCTGCAGATGGCGGCCTGGGGTCAGCGGGGTCGCTGGACGCTGGAGCGGGTGCTGGAGGTCTTCCCGAGGCTGGCTGAGCGCCGCCGGAACCCCTCGAGGGCCCTTTCCGGCGGAGAGCAGCAGATGGTCGCCATTGCCCGCGCCCTGCTGCGCAACCCCCGGCTGGTTTTGATGGACGAGCCCACCGAGGGGCTCTCCCCCCTGATGGTGCGGCAGGTGGCCGAGATCATTCGAACGCTCAAGGCAGAGGGTGAGACCGTGCTACTGGCCGAGCAGAACGTGCAGATGGCCCTTTCGGTGGCCGACCGGGTTTACATCCTCGAGCACGGCCAGGTGGTCTGGGAGGGTCGGCCCCAGGAGGCCAGCCAGGCGGTGCTGCACCGCTACCTGGGCGTCTGA
- a CDS encoding aromatic ring-hydroxylating oxygenase subunit alpha: MARIKTGISPRLNQMLEELLEGIEDGLVPAWIFNDPELFELEQQKIFSRSWVYMAHASEIPQAGDYVLRYVANNPYIVVRGEDGAVRALLDMCRHRGMRVCRAELGNASHFRCPFHGWTYRNDGSLVGVPAEREAFGPGFNKAEWGLRPIPRLEVFDGMIFGNLDPQAPPLEEWLGEIRWYLELVTKRSPAGLEVLGPPQRWVVNTDWKLALETFLSDSYHTLMTHRSLIELGIAPKDAKYAMYGEQIHIPGKGHGSMVVGAPPGAKLPPFWGYPEEMMERSKASYPSREQFETAKETRILLVTLFPNFSFHNPIRKPDHKYQGTVPMLTFRVWHPLGPGRIEIFSWALVEKDAPEWFKEKTRHSYLRFFGSSGTFEQDDTEIWSHVAHNASSSQGRTLRLNYRMGLSLEPDPNWPGPGVAYGLNFTDANMRNFHRRYVEMLLS, from the coding sequence ATGGCAAGAATCAAAACCGGGATCTCCCCCCGGCTCAACCAGATGCTGGAGGAGCTGCTCGAGGGCATCGAAGACGGCCTGGTGCCGGCCTGGATCTTCAACGATCCGGAGCTTTTCGAGCTGGAGCAGCAGAAGATTTTCAGCCGCTCCTGGGTCTATATGGCCCATGCGTCGGAGATCCCCCAGGCGGGGGATTACGTGCTGCGCTACGTAGCCAACAACCCCTACATCGTGGTGCGGGGGGAGGACGGGGCGGTGCGGGCCCTGCTGGATATGTGCCGCCACCGGGGGATGCGGGTCTGCCGGGCGGAGCTGGGCAACGCCAGCCACTTCCGCTGTCCCTTCCACGGCTGGACCTACCGCAACGATGGGAGCCTGGTGGGGGTGCCGGCCGAGCGCGAGGCCTTCGGTCCCGGCTTCAATAAGGCCGAGTGGGGGCTTCGCCCCATCCCCCGCCTCGAGGTCTTCGACGGGATGATCTTCGGTAACCTGGACCCCCAGGCCCCCCCGCTGGAGGAGTGGCTGGGCGAGATTCGCTGGTACCTCGAGCTCGTCACCAAGCGCAGCCCCGCGGGCCTGGAGGTGCTGGGGCCGCCCCAGCGCTGGGTGGTGAACACTGACTGGAAGCTGGCCCTGGAGACCTTCCTCAGCGACAGCTACCACACCCTCATGACCCACCGCTCGCTGATCGAGCTGGGCATCGCCCCCAAGGATGCCAAGTACGCCATGTACGGCGAGCAGATTCACATTCCCGGCAAGGGGCACGGCAGCATGGTGGTGGGTGCCCCGCCGGGGGCCAAGCTGCCGCCCTTCTGGGGCTACCCCGAGGAGATGATGGAGCGCTCCAAAGCCTCCTACCCCAGCCGCGAGCAGTTCGAGACCGCCAAGGAGACCCGCATCCTGCTGGTCACCCTTTTCCCCAACTTCTCCTTCCACAACCCCATCCGCAAGCCCGATCACAAGTACCAGGGCACCGTGCCCATGCTGACCTTCCGGGTCTGGCATCCGCTGGGCCCTGGCCGCATCGAGATCTTCTCCTGGGCCCTGGTGGAAAAGGACGCGCCGGAGTGGTTCAAGGAGAAAACCCGCCACTCCTACCTGCGCTTTTTCGGTTCCTCGGGCACCTTCGAGCAGGACGACACCGAGATCTGGAGCCACGTGGCCCACAACGCCAGCAGCAGCCAGGGCCGGACGCTGCGCCTCAACTACCGCATGGGCCTCTCCCTCGAGCCCGACCCCAACTGGCCGGGGCCGGGGGTGGCCTACGGCCTCAACTTCACCGACGCCAACATGCGCAACTTCCACCGCCGCTACGTGGAGATGCTGCTTTCCTAG